One Triticum dicoccoides isolate Atlit2015 ecotype Zavitan chromosome 4B, WEW_v2.0, whole genome shotgun sequence genomic window carries:
- the LOC119294205 gene encoding zinc finger protein 7-like — MENTKSSWFQAQAAAAAADLTLAIGPAGGNQGWEENKEAVAPTARVNGKDVRLFPCLFCNKTFLKSQALGGHQNAHRKDRLGSFSDPYMYGPYGEGPFRGTAVDSGSSWSMSTSVLSHGGSRVSAPASADARTERWSSAAPRFAEHAQAQLLVDPAAGHDGAVDMLSTRASVSSAGEELELELRL; from the coding sequence ATGGAGAACACCAAGTCATCGTGGTTCCAGGCgcaggcagcggcagcggcagcggacCTGACGCTGGCGATCGGGCCGGCAGGCGGCAACCAAGGCTGGGAAGAGAACAAGGAGGCGGTAGCGCCGACAGCGCGCGTGAACGGCAAGGACGTGCGGCTGTTCCCGTGCCTCTTCTGCAACAAGACCTTCCTCAAGTCGCAGGCGCTCGGCGGCCACCAGAACGCGCACCGCAAGGACCGACTCGGCAGCTTCAGCGACCCATACATGTACGGCCCCTACGGCGAAGGCCCCTTCCGCGGAACCGCCGTTGATTCTGGCAGCAGCTGGTCCATGAGCACCTCCGTCCTATCGCACGGCGGTAGCCGCGTGTCGGCGCCGGCGAGCGCTGATGCCAGGACTGAGAGGTGGAGCAGCGCCGCTCCACGCTTTGCAGAGCACGCGCAGGCGCAGCTCCTTGTGGATCCAGCGGCTGGACATGACGGCGCGGTGGACATGCTCAGCACGAGGGCCTCCGTTAGCAGTGCCGGTGaggagctcgagctcgagctccgcctctAG